The Synergistales bacterium region CCTCTTCCGCCAGTTCGGCGTGCTGCCCCTGGAGGACGTGGAGGACATCGTGGGCACGGGGCTGCTCTTCGGTTCGGGCCGGAGGGCCCGGGGCAACCGCGTGGCCATCCTCACCACCTCCGGCGGGGGCGGCATCGTCACCGCCGACCGCTGCGCCGAGGTGGGCCTGGAGGTGCCCCCGCTGGGTGATGCGACCCGCCGGGAGGTAGAGCGGTACATCCCCTCCTTCGGCTCCTCCCGGAATCCCGTGGACATGACCGCCCAGGTGATCAACGCCCCGCAGGGCTATCCGGGCTGTTTCAAGGCTGTGGAGGCCGGCCCTGATGTGGACATGATCATCTCGGTACACTCCATGATCATCGGCGACGCCGGCTGGTCCATGACCAGAGGGCTGGAGGAGGCCTATGCCGAAACAGAGAAGCCCGTAGGCTGCTGCTGGCTGATCGACGAGGGCAACGGCGGGGATTTCATCCGTTCCCTCCGGGGCGCCGGCGTCCCGGTCTTCGGCAGTCTCAGGGCCTGCGCCCGCGCCATGGGGCTGCTGGCCGGCTGGGATCCCCGTATCCCCGACCTGGGGGAGATGTGCGCAACCGGCCAGCGGCAGCTGCTGGCCGATGCCGCCGGCGGGCTCACCGAGTACGACGCCAAGCGCGTGCTCCGGCGCTACGGGGTGCCCACCACCGGCGAATCGCTCTGTCTGTCGCTGCAGGAGGCGCTGGAGGCGGCGGCCGATGTGGGGTATCCGGTGGCGCTGAAGGTGATGTCCCCGGACATCGTGCACAAGACGGAAGCCGGGATCGTGGCGCTGAACCTGAAAAACGACGAGGAGCTCCGCAACGCCTACGGTCGTCTGCTCGAACGGGCTGCGGCCTACGGGGAGAACACCCGCATCCAGGGCGTGCTGGTGCAGCAGATGGTCCGGCCCGGGCTGGAGTGCATGGTGGGCGTCAAGCGGGACCCCCTCTTCGGACCCATGGTGGCTGTGGGGCTGGGGGGGATCTACGTGGAGATCTTCCGCGACGTGTCGCTGCGCAGGGTGCCCGTGGACGAGGAGGGCGTGCTGGAGATGCTGGGGGATCTCAAGGGCTATCCCCTCTTCTCCGGGGCCCGGGGGCAGAAGAAACGGGACATCCGGGCCTTCGCCGGCCTGGTGGCGGCGGTCTCCAGGATGGCCTGCAACGAGGAGCGTCTGGAGGAGCTGGACGTGAACCCCGTCTTTGTCCTGCCCGAAGGAGAGGGGGCGGTGGCCGTTGACGCCTATATCCGGCTTCGAGATGAGTAGCCTGCAGTGGTGCTGGGTCGCCGTGGGCTACCTCTTCGGCTCGGTGCCCATGGGGCTGGTGACGGCCTGCCTGGTGGCCCGGGAGGACATACGGAACCACGGCTCCGGCAACATCGGCGCCACCAATGTGGGCCGCCTGCTGGGTACCCCCTGGGCGGTGGCCGTGGCCCTGGCCGACATGGCCAAGGGCGGCGTGGCGGTGCTGCTGGCCTGGGCGATGGGGGTCCACGCCCCCTGGATCCTGGCCTGTACCGGCGTGGCGGGGGTCTGCGGGCACAACTTCCCTGTCTGGCTGGGCTTCCGGGGCGGCAAGGGGGTCTCCACCACCTACGGTGTGGTCGTAGCCCTCACCCTCCTGCCCGGCAAGGGCTCCATGCTGCTCTGGCTCACGGCGCCGCTGGCCGGGGCGCTCTGGTTCGTGCTGCTCAAGACGACCCGCTATGTCTCGCTGGCCTCAATCGTCTCCCTGGCGGCGATCCCGGTGATCCTCTTTCTCTTCGGGGCCTCCGGGGCGTACATCACCGCCGGTGTCCTGCTGGCGCTGCTCACGGCGGTGCGCCACCGGGGGAATCTGCAGCGTCTGGCCCGGGGTGAGGAGCCCCGGTCGGGCCGCTCTTCCTGACGGCATACCCGGAGACAGGCGACGCGACGCGAGGGGGCTCTGCCCCCTCTTTTTCTTGACGTATATTGACCAATTAGGTATACTCCCCCTGTTCAGGAACGAAAAAAGGGGGATCTTCATGGCGAGTCTGACCCAGACCATCGAAGAATACATACGGCAGATGCTGGACAGCAACGAGAGCTATTCGCTTTCGCTGCGGCGCAAGGAGCTGGCCGAGAAGTTCGGCTGCGTGCCCAGTCAGATCAACTACGTGCTGAGCAGCCGCTTCACGCCGGAACGGGGCTTCATCGTGGAGAGCCAGCGGGGCGGGCACGGGTACATCAAGATCGTGAAGGTGCGGTACAAGGAGCCCGAGGACCGGATCAAGGATCTGGAGAGTCTGATCGGCGACGCCATGGACGAGCAGGAGGCCAGGCGTCTCCTGGCGATCCTGGAGAAGCGGGGGCTTCTGACCTCCCGGGAGCGTCTGATGAGCGAGGTGTCCCTGCGGTATATCATCGATCTCAGCGACACCCTCTTCGACGTCTCCCCCTACAAGCGGGACAAGATGCTCGCCGAGCTGCTGAAACGTATCATCCGGAGTCTGGTATTGTCGTGAGGGGGACCGCCAGTGAAATGCGAACGCTGCGGACAGCATGAGGCGGAGGTCCACATCAAGCAGATCGTCAACGGCAAGGTGGAGGAACACCACCTCTGTCTCGCCTGCGCCAGGGAGGCGGGCCTTCCCGCCGGGCTGGGCGCCAAGGCCCTGGAGCTGGATCTCGGCGGACTCCTGAACACCCTCTGGAAGGACCTCCTTCAGGACCAGTCGGGGCCGAAGCTCCTTTCCGGCGGGGAGGAGGGCGAACCGCCGGTCTGCGCCGAATGCGGCCATACGCTGGAGGAGTTCAAAAAAACCGGCAAGCTGGGCTGTCCGGCCTGTTACGATGGCTTCCGGGAGATCCTGCAGCCTCTGCTGCGGAAGATCCACGGCGCGGACTTCCACCGGGGGCTCGCCCCCTGTGCGTCGGGGTGGATGGAGAGCCTCGAGCAGCGCCACGGGGTACTCAGGGAGGAGCTGCAGGAGGCTGTCGACCGGGAGGAATACGAGCAGGCCGCCCGGTTGCGGGACGAGATCCGCGCCCTGGAGCGGAAGATGGAGGAGCAGTCGTGATGGCACCGGAGGAACTGATCCGCGGCGAGCCGGAATGGATCGGCCCCTGGGGCCGGCGGAGCGACGTGGTGCTCTCCTGCCGCATCCGGCTGGCCCGGAATGTGGAGGGCGTCCCCTTCCCGGGGAGGGCCACCGCCGGGCAGCTGGAGCAGGTGGCCGCCGGGATCCTGGAGGGTGCGGAAGGTCTGCCCGCCATGGCCCGGGGTGTCTCCCTGCCGCTGGCGTCGGTGCCCATGACCACCCGACTGATGCTCTACGAACGCCGGCTGGTGAGCCGGGAGTTCCTGGGCGACGAGCCGGGACGCCACCTGGCGGTGGGGAGCCGCGGGGCCACGGCGCTGATGCTCAATGAGGAGGACCATCTCCGTATCCAGGTGGTGCTGGGGGGCGCCCAGCTGGACGCCGCCTGGTCGCTGGCGCGCTCCGTCGAACGGGGCCTGGGCGGGACGCCCTTCGCCTACGACCGCACCTTCGGGTACCTCTCGTCCTGTCCCACCAACGTCGGGACGGGGCTGCGGGCCTCGGTGATGCTCCACCTCCCCGCGCTGACCATGACCAGACAGATCCAGCACCTGATCCACGAATGCCAGAAGGTGGGGCTGGCCGTGCGGGGCAGCTTCGGCGAGGGGACCGCCGCCCAGGGCGACCTCTACCAGCTCTCCAACCAGGTGACCCTGGGCCCAGCCGAGGAGGAGCTGACCGGCAAGGTCTCGGCCCTGGCGGAGAAGATCGTGGAGGCCGAGCGGGAGGCCCGGCGGGTGATCGCGGAACGGAAGGAAGAGCAGCTTGCCGAACGGATCTGGCGCTCCTGGGGTGTACTGCAGTATGCCCACGCTCTGGGATTGAAGGAGGCCCTGCACCGGCTCTCCGCCCTGCGGCTGGGCGGCGCGACCGGCGGGTTCCCCAGGCTCGACACCATGCGCTGGAAGGAGCTGCTGCTCTGGGTGCAGCCCGGCCATGTCCAGCATCTGCAGCGGAGCGACGAAGAGGAGAAGCACGCCCGGGCACGGATCGTGCGCGAGCTGCTGGGACGTTGCTGAATCTATAGATGAATACACTGAAAGGATAGATAGAGATGTGGCAGTTTTTTACGGAACGAGGCAAGAAGGTTGTCCAGCTGGCCCACCGGGAGGCGCTCCGCATGGGTCACGACGTGATCGGCACGGAGCATCTGCTGCTGGGTCTGATGGTGGAGGGCGAAGGTCTGGCGGCGCAGGTCCTCCACGATCTCGGCGTGGAGACCGACAGCGTCCGGGATCACATCCGGGAGGCCGTGGGTGACGGCGAACCGAAGACCAAGCCCGTGGACCTTCCCCTGAGCCCCAGGGGCAAGCGCGTGCTCGACCTGGCCATGCGGGAGGCCCGCAACATGGGCATCAACTACGTGGGCACCGAGCACGTCCTGCTCGGTCTGATCGTGGAGGGCGAGGGGATCGCCGCCCAGGTGCTCACCGCCGAGGGGCTGGATCTGCAGAAGGTCTACCAGGAGATCGTGGACCGCCTCTCCCGCAACGAAGGCGGCGGCGAGATCGGCCGGGACGCCGGCGGCAACGCCAAGAAATCCGAGGCCTCCAAGCTCCCCACCCTGGAGCAGATGGGCATCGACCTGAGCGACCTGGCCGCCAAGGGCGAGCTGGATCCCGTGATCGGCCGCGCCACCGAGATCCAGCGGGTGATCCGGATCCTGTCCAGGCGGACCAAGAACAACCCTGTGCTCATCGGCGACCCCGGCGTGGGCAAGACGGCCATCGTGGAGGGGCTCGCCCAGAAGATCGCCGCCGGCGACGTGCCGGAGATCCTCAAGGACAAGCGGGTGGTGCTGCTGAACGTGGGGAACCTCATCGCCGGCACCAAGTACCGCGGCGAGTTCGAGGAGCGGATGCGCAAGCTCGTCAAGGAGCTCCGGGAGAGCCGCGAGGTGATCCTCTTCATCGACGAGGTCCACACCATCGTGGGCGCCGGCGGGGCTGAGGGCGCCGTGGACGCGGCGAACATCCTCAAGCCCAGCCTGGCCCGGGGCGAGTTCCAGGTGATCGGGGCCACCACCCTCGACGAGTACCGCAAGCACATCGAGAAGGATTCGGCGCTGGAGCGGCGCTTCCAGCCGGTGAATGTGGAGGAACCGGACATCGACGCGGTGATCTCCATCCTCCGGGGGCTGCGCGACCGCTACGAGGCCCACCACCGGGTGAAGATCACCGACGAGGCCATCGAGGCGGCGGCCAGGCTCTCGGCCCGGTACATCTCCGACCGCTACCTGCCGGACAAGGCCATCGACTGCATCGACGAGGCGGCGGCACGGTCGCGGCTCAAGACCATGGAGACCCCGGAGCACATCAAGGAGCTGGAGCACCGCCTGGAGGACGTCCGCAAGGAGAAGGAGGCCGCCGTGGCGGCCCAGGAGTTCGAGACGGCGGCACGTCTGCGGGACCGGGAGCGCACCCTCTCGGAGGAGCTGGAAGAACAGCGGAAGAACTGGCAGGTGCAGCGCAACCAGGCCGAACCGCTGGTGGAGGCCGAGGACATCGCCTACATCATCTCCGAGTGGACGGGCATCCCGGTGGTGCAGCTTACCGAGGAGGAGGCCCAGCGGCTGGTCCGCATGGAAGAGGAGATCCACAAGCGGATGATCAATCAGGTGGACGCCGTGAACGCCGTGGCCCGTTCCATCCGCCGCGCCCGGAGCGGCATGAAGGACCCCCGGCGCCCGGTGGGGAGCTTCCTCTTTCTGGGGCCCACCGGCGTGGGCAAGACCGAGCTGGGCCGCGACCTGGCGGAGTTCCTCTTCGGCAGCCAGGAGGCCATGGTGCGGCTGGACATGACGGAGTTCGTGGAACGCCACGAGGTGGCCAAGCTGATCGGCGCGCCGCCGGGCTACGTGGGCTACGAGGAGGGCGGCAAGCTCACCGAGGCGATCCGG contains the following coding sequences:
- a CDS encoding UvrB/UvrC motif-containing protein, translating into MKCERCGQHEAEVHIKQIVNGKVEEHHLCLACAREAGLPAGLGAKALELDLGGLLNTLWKDLLQDQSGPKLLSGGEEGEPPVCAECGHTLEEFKKTGKLGCPACYDGFREILQPLLRKIHGADFHRGLAPCASGWMESLEQRHGVLREELQEAVDREEYEQAARLRDEIRALERKMEEQS
- a CDS encoding CtsR family transcriptional regulator translates to MASLTQTIEEYIRQMLDSNESYSLSLRRKELAEKFGCVPSQINYVLSSRFTPERGFIVESQRGGHGYIKIVKVRYKEPEDRIKDLESLIGDAMDEQEARRLLAILEKRGLLTSRERLMSEVSLRYIIDLSDTLFDVSPYKRDKMLAELLKRIIRSLVLS
- a CDS encoding ATP-dependent Clp protease ATP-binding subunit, yielding MWQFFTERGKKVVQLAHREALRMGHDVIGTEHLLLGLMVEGEGLAAQVLHDLGVETDSVRDHIREAVGDGEPKTKPVDLPLSPRGKRVLDLAMREARNMGINYVGTEHVLLGLIVEGEGIAAQVLTAEGLDLQKVYQEIVDRLSRNEGGGEIGRDAGGNAKKSEASKLPTLEQMGIDLSDLAAKGELDPVIGRATEIQRVIRILSRRTKNNPVLIGDPGVGKTAIVEGLAQKIAAGDVPEILKDKRVVLLNVGNLIAGTKYRGEFEERMRKLVKELRESREVILFIDEVHTIVGAGGAEGAVDAANILKPSLARGEFQVIGATTLDEYRKHIEKDSALERRFQPVNVEEPDIDAVISILRGLRDRYEAHHRVKITDEAIEAAARLSARYISDRYLPDKAIDCIDEAAARSRLKTMETPEHIKELEHRLEDVRKEKEAAVAAQEFETAARLRDRERTLSEELEEQRKNWQVQRNQAEPLVEAEDIAYIISEWTGIPVVQLTEEEAQRLVRMEEEIHKRMINQVDAVNAVARSIRRARSGMKDPRRPVGSFLFLGPTGVGKTELGRDLAEFLFGSQEAMVRLDMTEFVERHEVAKLIGAPPGYVGYEEGGKLTEAIRRRPYSVVLFDEIEKAHPDVFNTLLQILEDGCLTDGQGHTVDFKNTVIIMTSNVGAQDMVKRRGLGFSPAAAADDSGQGDWDRVQQRLMEEVRRTFRPEFLNRIDEIVVFKPLGKKELLQIVDIMLGEVRTRLYDQMITIKVEQAAKENILERGFDPRYGARPLRRTIQRMIEDRLADMRLDGSLPPGAAVAVSGEGEELDFQVSPPDYTPQLEEESATGADSEQSES
- a CDS encoding acetate--CoA ligase family protein; translation: LFRQFGVLPLEDVEDIVGTGLLFGSGRRARGNRVAILTTSGGGGIVTADRCAEVGLEVPPLGDATRREVERYIPSFGSSRNPVDMTAQVINAPQGYPGCFKAVEAGPDVDMIISVHSMIIGDAGWSMTRGLEEAYAETEKPVGCCWLIDEGNGGDFIRSLRGAGVPVFGSLRACARAMGLLAGWDPRIPDLGEMCATGQRQLLADAAGGLTEYDAKRVLRRYGVPTTGESLCLSLQEALEAAADVGYPVALKVMSPDIVHKTEAGIVALNLKNDEELRNAYGRLLERAAAYGENTRIQGVLVQQMVRPGLECMVGVKRDPLFGPMVAVGLGGIYVEIFRDVSLRRVPVDEEGVLEMLGDLKGYPLFSGARGQKKRDIRAFAGLVAAVSRMACNEERLEELDVNPVFVLPEGEGAVAVDAYIRLRDE
- the plsY gene encoding glycerol-3-phosphate 1-O-acyltransferase PlsY; the encoded protein is MSSLQWCWVAVGYLFGSVPMGLVTACLVAREDIRNHGSGNIGATNVGRLLGTPWAVAVALADMAKGGVAVLLAWAMGVHAPWILACTGVAGVCGHNFPVWLGFRGGKGVSTTYGVVVALTLLPGKGSMLLWLTAPLAGALWFVLLKTTRYVSLASIVSLAAIPVILFLFGASGAYITAGVLLALLTAVRHRGNLQRLARGEEPRSGRSS
- a CDS encoding ATP--guanido phosphotransferase, with product MAPEELIRGEPEWIGPWGRRSDVVLSCRIRLARNVEGVPFPGRATAGQLEQVAAGILEGAEGLPAMARGVSLPLASVPMTTRLMLYERRLVSREFLGDEPGRHLAVGSRGATALMLNEEDHLRIQVVLGGAQLDAAWSLARSVERGLGGTPFAYDRTFGYLSSCPTNVGTGLRASVMLHLPALTMTRQIQHLIHECQKVGLAVRGSFGEGTAAQGDLYQLSNQVTLGPAEEELTGKVSALAEKIVEAEREARRVIAERKEEQLAERIWRSWGVLQYAHALGLKEALHRLSALRLGGATGGFPRLDTMRWKELLLWVQPGHVQHLQRSDEEEKHARARIVRELLGRC